Proteins from a genomic interval of Benincasa hispida cultivar B227 chromosome 7, ASM972705v1, whole genome shotgun sequence:
- the LOC120080905 gene encoding acyl transferase 9, with product MDSNCRMNVRRCKPSLVKPCEETPSTILHLSPIDSLPVLRIHTRTLHVFKDSPSEAAPAAIVREALSKALVLYYPLAGRLKPQTYPLQLDCSNQNQGVLFVEASCDSTLASLNYLDDLTSIPFHLLLPEEHESEPEAEGEALVKMQITEFASGGFVMGLVFCHSICDGLGAAQFLNALGEFARGIDLAPTIKPTWDRDFFPDPPQNALINHQLAIPNPPPPLPDYSLQQSNIDIPMDRINALKKQFQESTGITCSAFEIVAACFWRSRTRAVYEASCNNDQEIKLVFFANCRQMVEPPLPKGFYGNCFFPVRISGWSKEIGEASINEVVKLIQEAKSRLGREFREYISQKQREPESDPFAPPLDYSTLFISEWGRLGFNQVDYGCGPPVHVVPIQGSPVIPVGIVGSLPMPRKGIRLMTWCVQEPHRLSFLHQISQLFL from the coding sequence ATGGATAGTAATTGCAGGATGAATGTAAGAAGATGCAAGCCCAGCTTGGTTAAGCCTTGTGAAGAAACTCCTTCAACCATTCTCCATTTATCCCCAATCGACAGCCTCCCTGTATTGAGAATACATACTCGCACTCTCCATGTGTTCAAAGATTCCCCTTCTGAAGCTGCTCCTGCTGCCATTGTTAGAGAAGCATTGTCAAAAGCTTTGGTTCTTTACTACCCTCTTGCTGGACGGCTCAAACCACAAACTTACCCTCTTCAACTTGACTGCTCTAACCAAAATCAAGGAGTTCTGTTCGTGGAAGCTTCTTGCGATTCCACTTTAGCTTCCCTTAACTATTTGGATGATCTTACTTCCATCccctttcatcttcttcttcctgagGAACATGAATCTGAACCAGAAGCAGAAGGAGAAGCGCTTGTGAAGATGCAAATCACGGAATTTGCTTCTGGAGGGTTTGTGATGGGTTTGGTTTTCTGCCATAGCATCTGTGATGGCCTTGGAGCTGCCCAATTCTTGAATGCTCTGGGGGAATTCGCCAGAGGAATTGACCTAGCTCCCACCATTAAACCTACATGGGATAGAGATTTCTTCCCTGATCCTCCTCAAAATGCCCTAATTAATCATCAACTTGCAATTCCTAACCCTCCCCCACCCCTGCCTGATTACAGCCTACAACAATCTAACATCGACATTCCCATGGATCGGATCAATGCCCTAAAGAAGCAGTTTCAAGAATCAACAGGAATTACCTGCTCCGCCTTTGAAATTGTCGCTGCGTGTTTTTGGAGAAGTCGAACACGGGCGGTTTACGAGGCTTCCTGCAACAACGATCAAGAAATAAAGCTAGTTTTCTTTGCGAACTGCCGGCAAATGGTGGAGCCACCGCTGCCGAAGGGGTTTTACGGGAACTGCTTCTTTCCGGTGAGAATCAGCGGTTGGAGTAAGGAAATTGGGGAGGCGTCCATTAACGAAGTGGTGAAGCTGATACAAGAAGCAAAGAGCAGACTGGGAAGGGAATTTAGAGAATACATATCACAAAAGCAGAGGGAACCGGAATCGGACCCGTTTGCTCCGCCGCTCGATTACTCGACGCTGTTCATATCGGAGTGGGGAAGGCTTGGGTTCAACCAGGTGGACTATGGGTGCGGCCCGCCGGTGCATGTGGTTCCGATCCAAGGCTCGCCGGTAATACCTGTCGGAATCGTGGGCTCTCTTCCTATGCCTAGAAAGGGCATTCGTCTCATGACATGGTGCGTCCAAGAGCCTCATCGTCTCTCTTTTCTACACCAAATCTCACAACTCTTCCTTTGA